A genomic stretch from Falco cherrug isolate bFalChe1 chromosome 3, bFalChe1.pri, whole genome shotgun sequence includes:
- the PPP1R8 gene encoding nuclear inhibitor of protein phosphatase 1 encodes MAANANSAGGGGLSLFECPSWAGKPPPGLHLDVVKGDKLIEKLIIDEKKYYLFGRNPDLCDFTIDHQSCSRVHAALVYHKHLKRVFLIDLNSTHGTFLGHIRLEPHKPQQIPIDSTVSFGASTRAYTLREKPQTLPSAVKGDEKMGGEDEELKGLLGLPEEETELDNLTEFNTAHNKRISTLTIEEGNLDIQRPKRKRKNSRVTFSDDDEIINPEDVDPSVGRFRNMVQTAVVPVKKKRLENPGSLTTDDSASRRMQNFPYSGGLYGGLPPTHNEAGSQPHGVHGTALIGGLPMPYPNLAPDVDLTPVVPSTVNMNPAPNPAVFNPEAVNEPKKKKYAKEAWPGKKPTPSLLI; translated from the exons GGCAGGAAAACCGCCACCTGGCTTACATCTGGATGTAGTCAAAGGAGACAAACTCATTGAG AAACTCATCATTGATGAGAAGAAATACTATCTCTTTGGGAGAAATCCTGATCTGTGTGATTTTACCATTGACCACCAGTCTTGCTCTCGGGTCCATGCTGCCTTGGTCTATCACAAACATCTCAAGAGGGTTTTCCTCATAGATCTAAACAGCA CACATGGCACATTCTTGGGTCATATTCGTTTGGAACCTCACAAACCCCAACAGATACCCATTGACTCCACAGTTTCATTTGGTGCTTCTACACGGGCATATACGCTGCGAGAGAAGCCTCAGACACTGCCGTCAGCAGTTAAAGGAGATGAGAAAATGGGTGGTGAAGATGAAGAGCTCAAGGGCTTGCTGGGCCTGCCAGAGGAGGAGACAGAACTTGAT AACCTGACAGAGTTTAATACAGCCCACAACAAAAGAATTTCCACGCTAACCATTGAGGAAGGGAACTTGGATATTCAGAGACCAAAGAGAAAACGGAAGAACTCCAGAGTGACGTTCAGCGATGATGATGAAATCATCAATCCAG AGGATGTGGACCCTTCTGTTGGGCGTTTCAGGAACATGGTACAGACAGCAGTAGTTCCTGTTAAG AAAAAACGGTTGGAGAATCCAGGCTCATTGACCACAGATGATTCTGCATCGCGACGTATGCAAAACTTTCCCTACAGCGGAGGATTATATGGTGGTTTACCTCCAACTCACAATGAGGCAGGTTCCCAGCCGCACGGCGTCCATGGGACAGCACTCATTGGTGGTCTGCCAATGCCCTACCCCAATCTTGCCCCGGATGTGGACTTGACTCCTGTTGTGCCCTCGACAGTTAACATGAACCCAGCTCCAAACCCTGCTGTCTTTAACCCTGAAGCTGTGAATGAACccaagaagaagaaatatgcaAAGGAGGCATGGCCGGGCAAGAAGCCAACCCCTTCCCTACTGATCTGA